One segment of Alnus glutinosa chromosome 2, dhAlnGlut1.1, whole genome shotgun sequence DNA contains the following:
- the LOC133860234 gene encoding uncharacterized protein LOC133860234, which translates to MEKGLISVDRWTGQSQAYHLLISNTICSSKRAKIGRTMLLDALKDDVVDILYLDNTYCNPSYIFPSREAAAQQVVDIIVSHPEHDIIIGIDTLGKEDLLLHISRALKIKIWVWPECLRTMHLLGYLEIFTTKTSLTRMRAVSRYSFCIETLEGLNTMRATIGIMPSGLPWVTKSLERGDKPFGSLLTSHYNKSKWSGNGGNHIDKPNADLGSVGRFHKYIYTVPYSDHSCFTEIEDFIKLVQPTSMKGISSSSCYVDPMYYFSCLCGANEAVQRSLHKHKRKERDERVPTVCLRTPFSSGGASAESERKRGRTVKGKHSGIDVSRISALRRIQRGAKIMEDGCLN; encoded by the exons ATGGAGAAGGGGCTAATATCGGTGGACCGGTGGACAGGCCAAAGCCAAGCCTACCATTTGCTGATATCTAATACCATTtgct CTAGTAAGAGGGCAAAGATAGGAAGAACCATGCTCCTCGATGCTCTCAAGGACGATGTAGTCGACATCCTTTACTTGGATAACACATACTGCAATCCGTCATACATTTTTCCATCTCGAGAAGCTGCAGCTCAGCAG GTTGTCGATATCATTGTCTCACATCCTGAACATGACATCATTATTGGCATCGACACTTTGGGGAAAGAAGATCTTTTGCTTCACATTTCACGTGCACTTAAAATAAAG ATTTGGGTGTGGCCGGAGTGCTTGCGAACTATGCACCTTCTTGGGTACCTTGAAATATTTACTACCAAGACTTCTCTTACAAGAATGCGAGCTGTTTCTCGTTACAGTTTTTGCATTGAAACTCTAGAGGGACTAAATACAATGCGCGCAACTATCGGTATCATGCCATCTGGTCTTCCATGGGTGACGAAATCTCTTGAAAGAGGTGACAAACCTTTTGGTTCTCTTTTAACTTCACATTACAACAAAAGTAAATGGAGTGGAAACGGTGGGAACCATATTGATAAGCCAAATGCAGATTTAGGTTCTGTGGGAAGGTTTCATAAGTACATCTATACTGTTCCATACTCCGATCATTCGTGCTTTACAGAGatagaggattttataaaaCTTGTCCAGCCAACCAGCATGAAAGGCATCTCTTCATCATCTTGCTATGTTGATCCTATGTACTATTTTAGCTGCCTTTGTGGAGCCAATGAAGCAGTTCAAAGATCACTTCACAAACATAAGAGAAAGGAGAGAGATGAAAGAGTTCCGACTGTCTGTCTTAGAACTCCCTTTAGCAGTGGTGGTGCTTCTGCTgagtcagagaggaaaagaggAAGGACAGTAAAGGGTAAACATTCAGGTATTGATGTGAGCAGGATAAGTGCATTGAGACGAATACAGCGTGGTGCAAAGATTATGGAAGATGGCTGTCTGAATTGA